Sequence from the Candidatus Beckwithbacteria bacterium genome:
AAACCATTGGGAAATGGGCAGGCTTAAAAACATAAAACCGGCAAAGGAAATTAAGAAAAACCAAGCTAAGTTTTTATTAATTTTCAGGTGACGTTTAAAAATCAGGGCAATAATTAATAAAACAATAATTAACCAATGGCCGGGGCCGAAATTAAAACTTAAACCATCGCCGGTGCCGGGAAAAGAAAAACCAAAACCCCACTTAGAAAAAAATAACTGTCCTAAAGTAGGAAAATGGTCTAAAAACCGCAATATCGGATGAACGGCTTTAATAATCGTAAATTGCTGTTCCATGACAAGGGGCAGCCAAAAAAACAAGCTTAAGCCAACGCTGATTAAAAAACTTAAACCAGCGATTAACCACTTCTTCTTTGACTGGCCCCATAAACTAACAAGGCTAAAGCCTAATAAAAGCGGCAAACCAAAAATAACACTGATGTTGTGACAAAGCAGAAAAGCAACCAGTGAACTGGTGGCGAGAAAAAAACTTATACGGCCCGGTTTTTGAATTAACCGCCTTAAAAAAAGCAAGCACAGCGGCACAATCGACCAAACCAATATTTCTCCGGTCGAGCCGCGGACGAGAAAATTTACCCAAGGGTAAACGGCAGTTAAAGCAAAAACCGAGGCAATAAAAGCCGAGAAACTGCCGAATAATGGCAGTAAGAAAAAATACCAGGCAATCGGGGCCACCACGGTACTAATCATTAAAATCAGCTTTAAACTCCACTCAATTGATAAGCCTAAAGAGAATAAAGGCCAAGCTAAAAATTCGGTTAAATAATAGCTAAAATTGAAAACCGGGTAGCCGTATTGGTAATTTAAACTGCCGGCCCAGCGCGGCGGCAGGTGGTGGTCACGCACGGCCAAATAAAGATTGGCCAAACGGGCCAAATGCATTTCACCGTCGTGAGATTGGGGAAAACCGACATTAAACAGGCTGCGCATTAAAAAAACTGACAGGGCAATCAACACGAAACAAACCAAGAAGTTCTTTTTCATGAACCAATTCTAGCACGAAAGAAAGGGTTTATTTTTTCACCAAACGCTTGAGGGTTTTGCCGACTAAGAAGCGAACGACGCGGTGGCTTTTGATGATTAAATCCTGGCCGGTGGCCGGATTGCGGCCTTTTTTATCTTTGACTTTACTGATTTTAAACGTGCCAAAGCCGGAAAGGACGACTTTTTCGCCCCGATCTATCTGGCGGACAAGTTCGTCTAAAAAAGCATCAATGGCTTCCATGGCCGCTTTTTTAGTTAAATGAGCTTTTTTAGCAATGATTTCAATAATGTCGGTTTTGGTCATATCGACAATAAATATAACCGCTGTATCAAGCTAAATCAAGAGGCAGTTTAATTGATTAAACTAGTTGGCAATTGCCTCTGCTCTGCTTTCCCGAATCACGTTGACTTTAATTTGACCGGGGAAATTCTTGACTTCGTCTTTAATTTTATCTCTTATGTCGCTCGCTAACTTAACACTTTGATCGTCGGTAAGCACTTCCGGTTTAACAATGACCCGGACTTCCCGACCGGCTTGAATCGCATAGGCGGATTCAACCCCTTCGAACGATTTAGCAATATCTTCCAACTGCGTCATCCGTTTTAAGTAACCCTCATGGTCAGCATAACGGGCGCCGGGACGAGAACCGGAAATGGCGTCGGAAATATATACCAGCATTGATTCAACCGAGGAAAACGGCTTATCTTCATGGTGTTCGGCGACACAGTCGAGCACCGCTTGGGGAATATGATGGGTTTTTAAAAATTTAACTGCCAGCTCAACGTGAGTGCCTTCCTCTTCGTCGATGACTTTGCCGATATCGTGCAGTAAACAACCTAGACGAACAATATTGGGATCAGCTCCGGTTTCGTAGGCCAATTTCAGGCCAATCTGGGTTTCCTCTAAAGTGTGAGTAATCATGTTTTGACCGTAAGAAAAGCGGTACTTAAACCGACCGAGCATATCAATAATTTCGATGGGTAAGTTAAAAACCTTAACCGCGTGGCAAAGTTTTTCACCCTCAGTCCGCATAATCCGCTCAATATCTTTTTGGGTGTGAGCGACAATTTCTTCAATGCGCGCCGGCTGAACCCGACCATCGGCAATCAATTTTTCCAAAGCGACCCGGGCAATTTCCCGCCTAACCGGATCAAAACAGGATAAACGGATCACACCAACCTCATCTAAATCAACTTCGACGCCGCTGACTTTTTCAAAAGTGCGGATGTTGCGACCTTCGCGGCCAATCACCCTGCCTTTAATGTCTTCATCGGTAACTTTGACTAAAGAAACGGTGTATTCGGCCACATAATCGGTGGCCGCATGACGCATAGACTCAATCAGAATTTCCCGGGCTTTGTCTTCGGCTTCAGCTTTGGCCTGACTCTCAGACTCACGAATAATATCGGCGATTTCCCGGGTCATCCGGCGCTGATATAACTTCAAAATTAAATCGTGGGCTTCGGTTTGATTTAATTTAGCCACTCTTTCTAATTTTTCCAGCTGCTGTTTTTTGACTTCCTCGATTTTTTTCAACTGTTCCTGAAGATGTCTTTCATGGCCGGTAACACTTTTTTCCCGTTGTTCGACAGCGCCAAGACGATGATCAACTTCCGCCAACTGGTGGACGGATTTTTCTCTTGAAGCCTGGGCTTCATTAATAATTTTTTGGGCAGAGGCATCGGCTTGTTTTTTAATTTCAAAAGCTTGATCTTTAGCTTCAATAATGAGCTCTCTGGCTTTAGCCTCTGCAGCCGATAGGTCGACCGGAGGAACAATTTTTTTTCGTCCAAAGGACGACCGGCCTGTGGCCGGGGTTAGGATGGCTTTACCTTTAATAATTTGAGAAAAACGTTTAAAAAACGACATAAACCTCTTTTTCTGAAGACAAATGGAAGATTACTCCGCTGCCGGAGCGGAAGAAGATTGACTGATTTGTTTTATTTTTAGTAACATTTATATCTTCTAATTACCATTTATCAACTATCTAGGTATTTTACTCGTCGGCGGCCAAGGCGTCAATAACTCGGTAAGAAAAACCACGACTCAACCGTTTATTTGAAGGGAGTGATTTGGCCAACTGCAACTCGTCTTCATAAGATAATAAAACATCATCGATAATATCCTGACTAACGCCCTTTTGGGATAATTCTTGTTTTAAAGCAATGTTGCCGCGAGGCCGAAACTTAATTCTTTGATCCACCCACCACTTAGCAAACTGGAAATCATCTAACCGTCCCTCATTAATAAAATGGTCAACTACTTGATTGATGGTAATCTGATCGGCGCCGCTTCTTTTAAGTTTAGTGGTAAATTCGGCGATACTTTGAGGACGGTAAGATAAGAGATTTAAGCCCCGATTAATCAGTTTTTGGCGGACGGCCGCGGCGGTGTTTTTCATTAGAATCAACTCCTTCTTTAACGCGTTTCCAAATTTCCGTCTCAATAATTTTGGTTAATTTGGTATTTTCGGTTAGGAACAAACGGACAGATTCCTTGCCCTGACCTAGAACTTCGTTGCCATATTTATAAAAACTGCCGGATTTAACAATGATGCCGTAGTCGACGGCTAAATCGATCAGGCCGCCTATTTTAGAAATCCCACCGACATTTAAGATATCCAGTTCTGCCTGGCGAAACGGCGGGGCAACTTTATTTTTAACGACTTTAATCCGGTGGCGGGAACCAATAATCGTTTCGCCGTCCTGAATATTGGCAATCTTGCGGCAATCCAAACGGATGGAAGAATAAAATTTTAAGGCTTTACCGCCGGACGTCGTTTCCGGATTGCCGAACATGACGCCGATTTTCATCCGGATCTGGTTGGTAAAAATAATCACGGCTTTGGATTTGGCAATGGCGCTGGTCAACTTACGCATAGCCTGACTCATCAACCGCGCCTGCATCCCCATAGTGGAATCACCCATCTCCCATTCAATTTCGGCTTTAGGCACAAGGGCAGCAACTGAATCAATACAGATAACATCAATGGCGCCGGAGCGAATTAAGGTCTCGGCAATTTCCAGGGCTTGCTCGCCCGTATCCGGCTGGGAAATCAATAAGTCGTCCAATTTGACACCAATAGACTGGGCGCGTTGAGGATCAAGAGCATGTTCGGCATCAATAAAGGCAGCCGTGCCGCCGGCTTTCTGGGCTTCGGCAATAACATGAAGACAAATGGTGGTTTTACCGGAAGCCTCCGGACCGAAAATTTCACTGATCCGACCGCGGGGCAAACCGCCAACACCCAAAGCAATATCTAAGGCGATGGAACCGGTAGAAATGGAGGCGACCTCCTGATGTTTTTTATCGCCCAATTTCATAATCGCGCCGGCGCCGTACTGCTTTTCAATCTGCTCCATTGCCACTTTAATTGCCTGAAGTTTGGGATCGGTAGTCATAAAACCATTAAACAAAGATTTACCGAAACTGTCAAGCCGAATTTTATGTGATAAAATTCAGGAGAACGGGGATTAGTTTAACGGTAGAATGCGCGCATGGGGTGCGCGTGGCGACAGTTCAATTCTGTCATCCCCGACCAATGAAAAAAATATTAATCAGTTTATTGATTTGGTTATTATTTCCGGTAAGTTCAGTTTTAGCCGCAGATTATACAGTTGATAACTTTAAAAGCCTGATTGAAATTAACCAGGACACTTCCTTAACCGTCACGGAAACAATTGAGGCGAATTTTAATGTGGCTAAACACGGAATTTTTCGGATTATTCCGGTGATTTATTCCGCTAACGGCCGGACGATTAACGGTGAATTTAAGTTGCTGTCGATAAATGCTCCCTACTCAAGCAGCCGATTCAACCAAAGTATCAAACTGCAAATCGGTGATCCTAATAAAACGATTATCGGCAAACAAACCTACGTGATTAAATACCAGCTTAATAATATTCTCCAAAGATACCCTGAGCATGACGAACTCTATTGGAACGTGACCGGGCATGAATGGGATACAACTATTGCCACGGCCTCAGCCGAAGTAATTTCGCCGTTTGCACCGATTATTAAAAGACAGGATTATAACGAAGGCGAACTGACGATTGCCGTGGCTTTGGATAAAAACAGCCAATTGATTTGGCCGACGAAAACTCAAATGGCAGCAAAAACTACAATCAATAACTGGGGCTATCCGGTCGCCCTGCTGCCGGTCTTAGTGATGTTTGGGTTTTGGCTGAAAAAAGGCCGGGATAAACGCTACACAACCGATAATTTGTATGTAAAGGGTCAAAAAACTAAGACTGTGGCAATATTTGAACACAAATTTTTACCCAGTGTTTACTCGCCGATTGACAACCTGACGCCGAGTGAAGCCGGGACAATTTTAGATCAGAAAGTGGATACCAAAGATGTGGTGGCAGAAATAATTGAACTGGGGCGGTTGGGATTTTTGACGATTAAAAGAACGGAAGTGAAAAAATTCCTGTATAAAAACACTGATTATGTTTTGACCAAACAAAATAAAGACACGAAAAATTTAAGAAATTACCAAAAATATTTATTGGAAAAGATTTTTGGTAACAAGCAAACAGTCAAATTATCAGAAATGAAAAATAGTTTTTACCAGTATTTGGAAGAATTCAGGAAAAAAGTGAACCAGTATTTGGCCGACGAAAAAATCTTTGACGGCAACCCCAAACAGGTAAAAACTAAGTGGACCGGTATTGGTTTTCTGATGATGGCCGGCGGGCTGGTAGGGGTAATAAATTTTGCCAGTTTAACGGCTAATTCCGGACCAATTGGCATACTGGCTTTAACTCTTATCCCTTTAATCATGCTCGTGAAAAATATGCCGGCCAGAACCGCCTGGGGATACTCACTGTTACGACAAATTGAAGGCTTAAAGTGGTATTTAGGTAAAGGGAAATGGCGGGAAGAAATTGCCGAGAAAAACTTGTTTTTAGGCGATATGCTGCCTTTAGCAATTGCTTTGGGAGTAGTCAATCAGCTGGCTAAGGATATGGCCGGCTTGGGAATTCCGCCGCCTAGTTATTTGCAGGGTTTTAGCGTGGTGAATTTTAATTCCCAGTTAAATCATTTAACTAATAACAGCACTGCGGCAATTATCAGCTCGCCGAGCGGCTCAAAATGGAGCGGTTCGTCTTCCTGGTCAGGCGGTTCCGGTTTTTCCGGCGGTTCATCAGGCGGTGGTTTCGGCGGCGGCGGCGGGGGTAGTTGGTAAGGCGTAATCTTGTTTAGGCTTTAATTGTCCAGTCGCCACCGGTTTCGGGTTTCTCAAAAACTCTAAGGGTGGCTGTCTGCCATTGGTCGTTGTCCTGAACAACCATGGCTAAAGTCAAAGTATTGATTTTTCTCCTTTGATCGTAGCCGTAGACCACATCAAGATATTGATTTAGGGTTGACTTTAATTTGCCGTCTCTTAACTGAGAAAAATTGTATTCAATTACGCTGGTTTTACCAAACAAGACAACGTCTCCAGGTTGACAAACATTGGGATTATATTCTGAAAGTTCAGGTAAATCATTAAACTGTTTTTCTTCAAAAAGATTGGCCAGAGTCATTATCGCATTCTTGCCAAGACCGCTTTCTCCGCGAAAGAGGACGGCATCAGTTTTATCTGCCTTAATCCAGTTAAGAGCATAAGCGTTTGTACTTATAGTTGTTTCAGCGTTGTCCACCGCGGCAAATATCCCCGGAGAAGTGCCTATTTTAGTCTGACAAATACATTTTGCATCAGCGCCGTTGACAACAATCAGGTTGTCCGG
This genomic interval carries:
- a CDS encoding HU family DNA-binding protein → MTKTDIIEIIAKKAHLTKKAAMEAIDAFLDELVRQIDRGEKVVLSGFGTFKISKVKDKKGRNPATGQDLIIKSHRVVRFLVGKTLKRLVKK
- the rny gene encoding ribonuclease Y, encoding MSFFKRFSQIIKGKAILTPATGRSSFGRKKIVPPVDLSAAEAKARELIIEAKDQAFEIKKQADASAQKIINEAQASREKSVHQLAEVDHRLGAVEQREKSVTGHERHLQEQLKKIEEVKKQQLEKLERVAKLNQTEAHDLILKLYQRRMTREIADIIRESESQAKAEAEDKAREILIESMRHAATDYVAEYTVSLVKVTDEDIKGRVIGREGRNIRTFEKVSGVEVDLDEVGVIRLSCFDPVRREIARVALEKLIADGRVQPARIEEIVAHTQKDIERIMRTEGEKLCHAVKVFNLPIEIIDMLGRFKYRFSYGQNMITHTLEETQIGLKLAYETGADPNIVRLGCLLHDIGKVIDEEEGTHVELAVKFLKTHHIPQAVLDCVAEHHEDKPFSSVESMLVYISDAISGSRPGARYADHEGYLKRMTQLEDIAKSFEGVESAYAIQAGREVRVIVKPEVLTDDQSVKLASDIRDKIKDEVKNFPGQIKVNVIRESRAEAIAN
- a CDS encoding regulatory protein RecX, with the protein product MKNTAAAVRQKLINRGLNLLSYRPQSIAEFTTKLKRSGADQITINQVVDHFINEGRLDDFQFAKWWVDQRIKFRPRGNIALKQELSQKGVSQDIIDDVLLSYEDELQLAKSLPSNKRLSRGFSYRVIDALAADE
- the recA gene encoding recombinase RecA — translated: MTTDPKLQAIKVAMEQIEKQYGAGAIMKLGDKKHQEVASISTGSIALDIALGVGGLPRGRISEIFGPEASGKTTICLHVIAEAQKAGGTAAFIDAEHALDPQRAQSIGVKLDDLLISQPDTGEQALEIAETLIRSGAIDVICIDSVAALVPKAEIEWEMGDSTMGMQARLMSQAMRKLTSAIAKSKAVIIFTNQIRMKIGVMFGNPETTSGGKALKFYSSIRLDCRKIANIQDGETIIGSRHRIKVVKNKVAPPFRQAELDILNVGGISKIGGLIDLAVDYGIIVKSGSFYKYGNEVLGQGKESVRLFLTENTKLTKIIETEIWKRVKEGVDSNEKHRRGRPPKTD
- a CDS encoding DUF2207 domain-containing protein — encoded protein: MKKILISLLIWLLFPVSSVLAADYTVDNFKSLIEINQDTSLTVTETIEANFNVAKHGIFRIIPVIYSANGRTINGEFKLLSINAPYSSSRFNQSIKLQIGDPNKTIIGKQTYVIKYQLNNILQRYPEHDELYWNVTGHEWDTTIATASAEVISPFAPIIKRQDYNEGELTIAVALDKNSQLIWPTKTQMAAKTTINNWGYPVALLPVLVMFGFWLKKGRDKRYTTDNLYVKGQKTKTVAIFEHKFLPSVYSPIDNLTPSEAGTILDQKVDTKDVVAEIIELGRLGFLTIKRTEVKKFLYKNTDYVLTKQNKDTKNLRNYQKYLLEKIFGNKQTVKLSEMKNSFYQYLEEFRKKVNQYLADEKIFDGNPKQVKTKWTGIGFLMMAGGLVGVINFASLTANSGPIGILALTLIPLIMLVKNMPARTAWGYSLLRQIEGLKWYLGKGKWREEIAEKNLFLGDMLPLAIALGVVNQLAKDMAGLGIPPPSYLQGFSVVNFNSQLNHLTNNSTAAIISSPSGSKWSGSSSWSGGSGFSGGSSGGGFGGGGGGSW